The Clostridium beijerinckii genomic sequence GATTTTGATCAAGATGTTTTAGTTCAAAAAGTTACTAAAGCATACAACAATATTGTTACAAGTCAAATAAAAATAGATAAAGCTGAAAAAGAATTACAAATTAAAAACAAGACATTAAGCGATGCAAAACTCAAAAGCAGTCTAGGAATGGTAACATCAAGTGATTTGAAATCAACTGAACTTGAAATTCAAAATTTACAAATAACACAAAAAACAAGTGAAAATACATTAAAGGACGCTGAATATAGCTTTAAAGTATTGACAGGTAAGGATGTAACACAATATGCTTTGGAACAGGATATTCCGTATGAGGCATTTAAAATAGATGGATCTATAGATAGTTACTTAGATAAAGTTATAGATAATTATTTAAAATACAGTGAACAATTAGTTAAGATTAATAATGAGTATTATAATGATAAAGATAATTATATAACTGTATCAGGAAATGAATATAAAATAAGTGAGTTAAGTGCTAGTGGAGTTAATGACTTGGAAGAAGCTGCGGCTCATGCAAAACAAGAATATGATGACGTTAAAAATAGTACTGATCCTGCTGATCAGGAAACAATTAATGAAAAAAAAGAAGCATATGATAAAGCAGAAAGCAAATATTCAAATGCATTACCTGCACGTTTGTCATACCTAGGCACAAAGCTAACTATTGATGAAAATCAAACTAATTTAAACGAGAGTAAAAAGCAGTTTAAAGACCAACTAAAAACACTTTATACAAATCTTATTACAGCAGAAGATAATATTAATTATATTAAACAAAATATAGAATTAAGTAATAAGAACCTTAGTGATGCAAAACTTAAATATGACTTAGGAATGATAACTGAATCTGCTTATAATACCCAAGTTTTGAGTAGTGAAGATTTAAACATTCAATTAAGAAGTCAAATTGATACTTATAACACATTAAAGCAAGAAATTCAAAAACCTTGGATAGCATTTTCAGGAGCAAAATAGAATTAACATTAAGAAACTTTATAATACTTAAATAAATATTAGCTTATTTACAAACCTAATGGTTAAAATACTTAAGAAATAAGAACATATTAATTTCAAATTCAGATTTTAGAGAGTTAAAGACTTCAGAAATATATTCATACTAATTACCATATAAATAAGGTGATTAGTATGAATTATTTATAATATATATGTTGCAATTCACAATTACGGCTGAAATTCTTGCAATATTTTTAGAATTATAACGTATATATAAAAGTTCAGCAGCATTAAAATGGTACAAACTAAGTTTATATTATAATATTTAGTTTGTTTTTTTTATTAATGGTGGAAAATGCTAAATAAAAAAGGGAGAATTTTAGGGTGGAAATTAAAGAAAAAATTTTAAAGTCATCTATCAAACTATTTATGGAAAATGGTTTTTTTGAAGTGTCTATTAGAGATATTTTTAAACAAATTAACATAAATAAAAGTGCTTTTTATAAGTATTTTAAAAGTAAAGATGAGCTTATATATAAAGTGATAGAAGAGTTTTGTTCTCCATACTTTGATGAAATTATAGGCGCTACCAATTTATGCAATGAATCCGCAAAAAAAAAGCTGAAAACAATTTTTATAAAATATTGTGGAATAATACCATATTTAAAAAAGATTCTAAATATAAATAAATTTAACTATATTGCTGTCACATTTATAACAATTGAAGGATTAAAAAGTTACGAAAATAAAAATTTAGTAAATGATTTTAACCATAGATTATTGGAAGGGATAGACAATGTTGTAGAAGAAGGAAAAGAATTAGGTGAGGTTTTGCCAGAAATTGATTCTCTATCTACATCAAAGAGTATTGTGTCGATGTTGCAAAGTTCTATGGTCCTTTGGGCAATGAATCAAAATATCGATATAAATTTATTATTCAAAACTAATTTTAAATATTTGTGGAAAAGTATCGGAGTAAGTCCAATTTAAATCAATCTTAAAGCAATAACTATATTTAAAGAGAGAATCTCTTTAAATATAGTTATTATCATTTATTTAGCAATTTTTAGTTTTTCTCATAAAATCTTCTGAGTTTACAATAAACCTTATATGAGAACCTTTTCCGATAGTACCTTGGTCATCACTTGCTTCCACATCAAAAAATAATTTTTTTCCATCTACTTTTGTAAGGGTAGATTTGCATTTTATATTTGCGCCAATTGGAGATGATTTAATATGTTTGACACTCATGTCAATTCCCACTGTAGTATAACCACTTGGAAGTTCCTCTATTACTAAACTTTTTGATACATTTTCCATTAGAGCAATCATAGCAGGGGTCGCATAGACCTCTAGATCACCTGATCCCATTTTTATAGCTGTTTCATTTTCTGTAACTTTAAACTCTTTGATATATGAAGTACCTTCATTTAAATTAAATTCCATCGAACAAATTTCTCCTCTCAATAAATATAGATTGATTATTAAATATGTTTCATTATAATAATTTTATAGTACTAAATATTTTCATACTTTTCAAGAATAATAAAAATTGGTAAGGATTAAGAAAAAGATTGTAGTTTTTTAAAGAGAGGTTTTTAATATTAAAATAAAACATTTTTTTAATATTTATGGTTTTAAGTATAAATTGTTTTAAAGTTAAAAAGGAAAATTTATGAAAATTAAATATGAAACATAATAAAAAAGTGAGTAAGAAACTAAAACAATTATATTTCAAAGGTATATTAGAAATTGTTAATAAAAAATAACTAGCAGATTAAATTCTACTAGTTATTTTTTCTATATGCACACGTAAATATTTACTATTAATAAGTTGTTTATATTAAAAATATAATTTTATCGCCTCAATTTATCTTCGCAAATATCTCTGTTAGAAGATGGAGGAGTTACACGAACATATGCATATTCAGGAGCTTTATACCCTGGACCATATATCAAAAATTCGATAATTTTCTTAGCAAAAGCCTTAGAGAGTATTTTTTTCATTTAACATCACTCCTTACCTATATGTTATATTAATTATATTGGAATATTCGGAAAATTGCAACATTTTATTAATAAATAATAATTATTATCCAGTATAATACATTTTTTTTGTAGAATAAAAAAGCATAATAGTTTTTTGTTCCACTCTTATTATAAATCTATGTTGTATAGGTTAGATTTATTAATTTTTTCCTATAGTAAATTTTATTTATGCCACTAGATGATAAATAGCGAGTATAATTCCAATGATGATTTATTAAAAGAAGAAATTAGAAAGTTACATAAGAATTTAACTTCTATTATTTCCCTTCATATCCATAGTAAATCAATTGATTGAAAATGACATTAATTGTATAATTTTAGATGAGTTGATTTGAAGCGGATTAAAAAATAAGTAAGCACTTAATGAAAATTAAAAGGAGAATGATCCATGTGAATATTAGAAAGAAACTTACTTCATTTATACTTGTTTTATTAACTAGTATAAGTTTTGGACAAGTGATAAATGTACAAGCTACAACTACTGATTCAACTGTAGTATCTAGCAATACTGTTAGCAATATATCAGATGAAATTCCTAATCCAGGTATACCTGAAAATAAGCCAAGTGAATTAAATGTTATTTATAAATATAGTACCCAAGATATTGTAAATAGTAGTGATGGAAAAGTTAACATAACATCAACTATTGGGTGGAAAAAAGAGAATGGATACTGGTATTACTATAAATCAGATAATACAAGAGCAACTGGGTGGATAAAACCAGATAACAAGTGGTATCATTTAAAATACGATGGAAGAATGGTAACTGGATGGTTTAATGTCAATGGCATATGGTATTATTTAGATCAATCAGGCAGTATGGTTACTGGTTGGAGGAAATTAGATAACGTTTGGTATTTCTTAAACGGTTCAGGGGCCATGGTAACAGGACTAAATAAAATTGATAATAAAATTTACATGTTTTATAGTAGTGGTGAAATGGCTACAGGATGGTATAAATCAGGTGATAATTGGTATTACTCTAGCAGTAGTGGAAGCATGGCAACTGGATGGATTAAAGATAATGGAACTTGGTATTATTTATATGATACTGGTGCAATGGCTAAAGGATGGGTTAATATTGATGAAAAGTGGTATTATTTAAAATCTAGTGGAGCAATGTCAACAGGATGGATAAATTCTGGAAGTGATACTTATTATTTAGATAAATCATCTGGAGCTTTAGTTACAAATTCTACAATAGATGGCTATAAAATCGGTTCTGATGGCAAGAAGATAGGGCCAGGAAATCCAGTCAATAATAATTCTGATACTTTATTAAAAGGTATAGATATTAGTCACTACAATGGGGACATAGATTTTAAAAGAGTCAAAGCTTCAGGGATCCAATGTGTATACATAAAAGCTACAGAAGGGACAACCTATGTGGATAATTATTTGGGAATTAGTTATAGTGGTGCTCAAAATGCTGGATTAAATACAGGTTTTTATCATTTTTTAGTTGGGACAAGCTCTCCTGAAACACAAGCACGTAATTTTTACAATAACATAAAGGATAAGCAGAATGACCTAAAACCTGCTTTGGATATAGAACAAGATGGATTTGATGTCATGGGTTATGCATTAAGGTTCATAGATGAATTCAAAAAATTAAGTAATATGGACATTTGTATATATACATATTCAGATTTTATAAAAAATAATTTAGATAGTAGATTATCTAAATATACATTATGGGAAGCAAATTATTATAAGAGTCCATTTAACTTACCAGCTAATAGTGTATGGAATTCTAGAGCAGGACATCAATATACAGATAAAGGTGTTATCGATGGAATCTATGGAGATGTAGACTTAGATGAATTTACACAAGATATTCTTAGCAATTAAATGTTTCACCCAAAAAGCAAGCAAAGCAGCTTAAAAGAAAAGCTATCCTTAAAGGATGGCTTTTTTATATGCCTCAAAACGAAAAAATTATTTATTATAATCAATTAATATTATTGCAATAGAATTTTTTTATTAATTAACAAAGGAATTTACTGAAAGTTTTCACCATAATATTGTAACTTTTTTGTAACGCTTTTAGTTTAAAAATCTTTTATACTTTAGATAGAGATAACCACACTAAGACCTGAACTTATGCATATAACTTGCCGAA encodes the following:
- a CDS encoding GH25 family lysozyme, whose amino-acid sequence is MNIRKKLTSFILVLLTSISFGQVINVQATTTDSTVVSSNTVSNISDEIPNPGIPENKPSELNVIYKYSTQDIVNSSDGKVNITSTIGWKKENGYWYYYKSDNTRATGWIKPDNKWYHLKYDGRMVTGWFNVNGIWYYLDQSGSMVTGWRKLDNVWYFLNGSGAMVTGLNKIDNKIYMFYSSGEMATGWYKSGDNWYYSSSSGSMATGWIKDNGTWYYLYDTGAMAKGWVNIDEKWYYLKSSGAMSTGWINSGSDTYYLDKSSGALVTNSTIDGYKIGSDGKKIGPGNPVNNNSDTLLKGIDISHYNGDIDFKRVKASGIQCVYIKATEGTTYVDNYLGISYSGAQNAGLNTGFYHFLVGTSSPETQARNFYNNIKDKQNDLKPALDIEQDGFDVMGYALRFIDEFKKLSNMDICIYTYSDFIKNNLDSRLSKYTLWEANYYKSPFNLPANSVWNSRAGHQYTDKGVIDGIYGDVDLDEFTQDILSN
- a CDS encoding thioesterase family protein translates to MEFNLNEGTSYIKEFKVTENETAIKMGSGDLEVYATPAMIALMENVSKSLVIEELPSGYTTVGIDMSVKHIKSSPIGANIKCKSTLTKVDGKKLFFDVEASDDQGTIGKGSHIRFIVNSEDFMRKTKNC
- a CDS encoding TolC family protein; the encoded protein is MRKNINKIIAFAIGISVMSGSVVPALAADSTQQTTTSTSTATNSQIVNGKPLLTLDEAVKEAISISEILQLDTSKITYQDKTNDINEDLDDSKDVSGDEEDFNDDTREANANKARQQRDFDQDVLVQKVTKAYNNIVTSQIKIDKAEKELQIKNKTLSDAKLKSSLGMVTSSDLKSTELEIQNLQITQKTSENTLKDAEYSFKVLTGKDVTQYALEQDIPYEAFKIDGSIDSYLDKVIDNYLKYSEQLVKINNEYYNDKDNYITVSGNEYKISELSASGVNDLEEAAAHAKQEYDDVKNSTDPADQETINEKKEAYDKAESKYSNALPARLSYLGTKLTIDENQTNLNESKKQFKDQLKTLYTNLITAEDNINYIKQNIELSNKNLSDAKLKYDLGMITESAYNTQVLSSEDLNIQLRSQIDTYNTLKQEIQKPWIAFSGAK
- a CDS encoding TetR/AcrR family transcriptional regulator: MEIKEKILKSSIKLFMENGFFEVSIRDIFKQININKSAFYKYFKSKDELIYKVIEEFCSPYFDEIIGATNLCNESAKKKLKTIFIKYCGIIPYLKKILNINKFNYIAVTFITIEGLKSYENKNLVNDFNHRLLEGIDNVVEEGKELGEVLPEIDSLSTSKSIVSMLQSSMVLWAMNQNIDINLLFKTNFKYLWKSIGVSPI